The following are from one region of the Staphylococcus schleiferi genome:
- a CDS encoding ATP-binding cassette domain-containing protein codes for MDKLLEIRDWTIHDAEKTIVQNVDFTLYTSQVNLLIGESGAGKSMLIKSLLGVLPERCRVSYNAFLYRNVSERTLKPYLGRHIGYISQDYTHSFNDHMPIKKQLIGIYRQHYQVSHETAEAHVQAALGWVGLEAIDLSKRYRFMLSGGQLERVLIASVMMLKPSLIIADEPTAALDVVTGHQIMTLLCDLAQSHQVTLLIVTHNLAHVSRFSDYIYVLKQGQLIDKGTWSHFNSATVHPYSAKLLSYRHPLQKGRVE; via the coding sequence ATGGATAAATTACTTGAAATTCGTGATTGGACGATTCATGATGCAGAAAAAACGATTGTTCAAAATGTCGACTTCACGCTTTATACTTCACAAGTGAATCTATTAATTGGCGAGAGTGGTGCTGGCAAAAGCATGCTTATTAAAAGTTTGCTCGGTGTCTTGCCAGAGCGATGTCGTGTTTCTTATAATGCATTTTTATATCGAAACGTATCTGAACGCACACTCAAACCCTACTTAGGGCGACATATTGGCTATATTTCACAAGACTATACGCATAGTTTTAATGATCACATGCCCATCAAGAAACAACTCATTGGCATTTATCGTCAACACTATCAAGTTTCACATGAAACGGCTGAAGCCCATGTTCAAGCAGCTTTAGGGTGGGTAGGACTCGAAGCAATAGATTTGTCAAAGCGCTACCGATTTATGTTATCGGGAGGACAACTGGAGCGTGTCTTAATTGCGAGTGTCATGATGCTAAAGCCTTCACTTATTATAGCGGATGAACCGACAGCGGCATTAGATGTCGTTACAGGACATCAAATTATGACCTTACTTTGTGATTTAGCGCAATCACATCAAGTCACTTTATTGATTGTGACGCACAACTTAGCCCATGTTTCACGTTTTAGTGATTATATTTACGTCTTGAAACAGGGGCAACTCATCGACAAAGGGACATGGTCGCATTTTAATTCGGCGACTGTACATCCTTATAGTGCGAAACTTTTAAGCTATCGTCATCCGTTACAGAAGGGACGAGTTGAATGA
- a CDS encoding ATP-binding cassette domain-containing protein, which produces MIQLEHINVKYQKQQALKDVSLKIEAHEKVGILGESGSGKSTLASVMLGEVVPQSGQVISTFQHVLPIYQHAVHAFNPKLSIEASMNEACHYNQKQREFYCHYRDELMQQMQLSETLLKRYPAELSGGQLQRFNVIRTLMLQPELLICDEVTAHLDVVAEDKMAQQLNAHAKRTQKAMVIISHDIAFLQKIVSRIIVLKAGEIVDAFPIENLFHEERAPYTKSLLALYQ; this is translated from the coding sequence ATGATTCAATTAGAGCATATCAACGTTAAATATCAAAAACAGCAAGCACTGAAAGATGTTTCATTAAAAATTGAAGCCCATGAAAAAGTAGGGATTCTAGGTGAAAGTGGTTCGGGGAAGTCAACTTTAGCCAGTGTTATGTTAGGAGAAGTCGTACCACAAAGCGGTCAAGTCATTTCAACTTTTCAACATGTCTTACCTATATATCAACATGCCGTACATGCATTTAATCCGAAATTGTCGATTGAAGCTTCTATGAATGAAGCGTGTCATTACAATCAAAAGCAACGCGAGTTTTATTGTCACTATCGTGATGAACTCATGCAGCAAATGCAGTTATCTGAAACATTATTAAAGCGCTATCCGGCTGAACTAAGCGGAGGGCAACTTCAACGATTTAATGTGATACGGACGTTAATGCTTCAGCCTGAGTTATTAATTTGTGATGAAGTCACTGCCCATTTGGATGTCGTTGCTGAAGATAAAATGGCACAACAATTAAATGCACATGCGAAGCGGACACAAAAAGCAATGGTGATTATTTCACATGACATCGCTTTTTTGCAAAAAATTGTTTCACGCATTATCGTATTAAAAGCGGGAGAAATTGTAGACGCTTTTCCAATAGAAAATTTATTTCATGAAGAACGCGCACCTTATACAAAATCTTTATTAGCCCTATATCAGTAA
- a CDS encoding CDP-glycerol glycerophosphotransferase family protein yields the protein MNALSIIVPFYNSEEYISDCISYLKRQRNQNFDLILVNDGATDNSESLLNNALEDYDKEVKYIKLEKNHGHAYARNIGINAVETPYFMFVDADDKLATYAVNFYLKHLKSYDGLIAPVHEFTLNMPQYVNQDRVQIKYLDTKQNPNSFLRKNTVCNIIFKTAIVKGHNIQFNDALQVYADWSFILEYIQYAEHFVRITDFPFYFKGEVYDPFETNTLSEQDFDFLFEDYAKSFVDALSRIKNKDTRAFIKQRMLNKLHNEFSPNLQETSERYNAHQDTLAQVARHLNGAILSEKKILFFFEMLALAFKKPQTAAKINRLRFITRHMKRIVLRQKNKERSEYFLTDKVENVDEKTVVFESFGGKNYSDSPKYIYEYMRDHYPELNYKWVFSDPEVNQVPGNAQKVKKNSKAYYQAYSDAKFWVSNARVPLFLNKKPNQVYIQTWHGTPLKRLANDMKVVRMPGTTTALYKRNFHKEASRWDYLVSPNRYSSEIFRTAFWMPPEKILEIGYPRNDILVNRADDVALQKEIKEELNIPEGKKIIMYAPTWRDDEYIKKGKYTFELKIDLPRLQRELGDDYVILLRMHYLIANALDLNGYEDFAIDVSNYNDISRLYLISDCLITDYSSVMFDYGILKRPQFFFAYDIEKYDKNLRGFYIDYHKDLPGPIHTEPGDLIEGLKNIDHVAQTYDKQINAFYNRFCAIENGRAAQYIGDMIYETIQQTHKQ from the coding sequence ATGAACGCGCTATCGATAATAGTGCCTTTTTACAACTCAGAAGAATATATCTCGGATTGCATCAGTTATCTTAAACGTCAACGCAATCAAAATTTTGATTTAATTCTCGTTAATGATGGTGCAACAGACAATAGTGAATCATTATTAAACAATGCTTTAGAAGACTATGATAAAGAAGTAAAATATATTAAATTAGAAAAAAATCATGGGCATGCATATGCGCGTAATATAGGAATCAATGCAGTTGAAACACCTTATTTTATGTTTGTAGATGCCGACGATAAACTTGCTACATATGCAGTTAATTTTTATTTAAAACATCTGAAAAGTTATGATGGTTTAATTGCACCTGTCCATGAGTTTACATTAAATATGCCACAATATGTCAATCAAGATCGTGTTCAAATTAAATACTTAGATACAAAGCAAAACCCTAATTCTTTCTTAAGAAAAAATACGGTTTGTAATATTATTTTTAAAACAGCTATTGTTAAAGGACATAACATCCAATTTAATGATGCACTACAAGTCTATGCAGACTGGTCTTTTATTCTTGAATACATCCAATATGCCGAGCATTTCGTCCGAATTACAGACTTCCCATTCTATTTCAAAGGCGAAGTCTATGACCCATTTGAAACGAATACTTTATCTGAGCAGGATTTTGACTTTCTCTTTGAGGATTACGCAAAAAGCTTTGTCGATGCACTAAGTCGTATCAAAAACAAAGATACACGTGCTTTTATTAAGCAACGGATGCTCAACAAACTTCATAATGAGTTCTCACCTAATTTACAAGAAACATCTGAGCGCTACAATGCGCATCAAGATACATTGGCGCAAGTGGCACGTCATTTAAATGGTGCTATTTTATCTGAGAAAAAGATACTGTTCTTTTTCGAAATGTTAGCATTAGCGTTTAAAAAGCCACAAACAGCTGCAAAAATTAACCGACTACGTTTTATTACGCGTCATATGAAGCGTATTGTATTACGGCAAAAAAACAAAGAACGCTCTGAATACTTTTTGACTGATAAAGTTGAAAATGTAGATGAGAAAACAGTTGTTTTTGAATCATTTGGCGGAAAAAACTACAGTGATAGTCCTAAATATATTTATGAATATATGCGTGATCACTATCCAGAACTTAATTATAAGTGGGTATTCAGTGACCCAGAAGTCAATCAAGTCCCTGGAAATGCACAAAAAGTTAAGAAAAATTCAAAAGCATACTATCAAGCTTATTCAGATGCTAAGTTTTGGGTATCTAATGCACGGGTGCCACTCTTTTTAAATAAAAAACCAAACCAAGTCTATATCCAAACTTGGCACGGAACACCACTTAAACGACTTGCGAATGATATGAAAGTGGTCCGAATGCCTGGTACAACGACAGCACTGTATAAACGGAATTTCCATAAGGAAGCATCACGTTGGGATTATTTAGTTTCACCTAACCGCTACTCTTCGGAAATATTCCGTACCGCTTTTTGGATGCCACCTGAAAAAATATTAGAAATCGGCTACCCACGTAATGATATTTTAGTGAATCGCGCTGACGATGTAGCGCTACAAAAAGAAATTAAAGAAGAATTAAACATTCCAGAAGGTAAAAAAATCATCATGTATGCCCCAACATGGCGTGATGATGAGTATATTAAAAAAGGTAAGTACACTTTTGAACTCAAAATTGATTTACCGCGTTTACAAAGAGAACTCGGCGACGATTATGTTATCTTATTGCGTATGCATTATTTAATCGCCAATGCACTGGATTTAAATGGCTATGAAGACTTTGCTATTGATGTATCAAACTACAACGACATTTCAAGACTTTACTTAATTAGTGATTGTTTAATTACTGATTATTCATCCGTAATGTTTGACTATGGTATCTTGAAACGCCCACAATTTTTCTTTGCTTATGACATTGAAAAGTATGATAAAAATCTCCGTGGTTTTTATATTGATTACCATAAAGACTTGCCTGGTCCTATCCATACTGAACCTGGCGATTTAATCGAAGGTCTTAAAAATATTGATCATGTTGCACAAACGTATGATAAGCAAATCAATGCTTTTTATAACCGCTTCTGTGCGATCGAAAATGGACGTGCTGCTCAATATATTGGTGATATGATTTACGAAACCATTCAACAGACACACAAACAGTAA
- a CDS encoding glycosyltransferase family 2 protein, producing the protein MGELVSIVISVYNKAEFIEKCLDSLVRLDFKKDEMEVIVVDDCSTDNSVELIKKYVERYHFIHLIELDTNSGGPSEPRNIGIKAANGKYIAILDADDWLDDKGFPSLVKSLDENHDDIGFGQIYKHTNNKVQKVALFASYKEDQHLVPYSIEKIFRSVGPPGKVFKKSLVIDHNIEFKHRKYGEDKLFFSELISKAQTATMTPVGVYHTNRYQENVSLVKQTSVYEKAVINLEILKEVVNLDIPKAALKAICARFVELDFMRRMFHTKTFVKSLSRKDYYQIFDEAVSIIEQKGFTIPQLLTMDVYRMLYDAYKTYDKEIFEQLLETLVHQSSQSLFIENGQVYQALYVNQHHFKNLPIECYPVYLGTRRINGEDYEWIHLLRGEKVEIKDVLAVEINNAAHAKSLNFQLDNDVIAIKTKDLASMASYNINLKIKFNGYEETLVNASYPTHQQDRVMKRQNFKVEFQNKKGASSSSNSYFKENPKRVVTIKKIKRYEDKDFKKPISDVEPGTAFYISKIVASSNDTPRLQTVEGEVITANQKFVEQLNKIDEQYYTEVPKTVEIIKACYLYDSRSFKKEPIDSLKPGDTLTIEQIIYTANQTPRLKTTTGAYLTANKQFVKAIS; encoded by the coding sequence ATGGGGGAATTAGTTTCAATTGTTATATCTGTATATAACAAGGCAGAATTTATTGAGAAATGTTTAGACTCTCTTGTTCGTTTGGATTTTAAAAAAGATGAAATGGAAGTTATTGTTGTAGATGATTGTTCTACTGATAATTCAGTGGAATTAATTAAAAAGTATGTTGAGCGTTACCACTTTATACATTTAATTGAGTTAGACACGAATTCGGGAGGACCGTCAGAACCAAGAAATATAGGCATCAAAGCAGCAAACGGAAAATACATTGCTATTTTGGATGCGGATGATTGGTTAGATGACAAAGGTTTTCCTTCATTAGTAAAAAGTTTAGATGAAAATCATGATGATATTGGATTTGGACAAATATATAAGCACACAAACAACAAAGTTCAAAAAGTTGCTTTATTTGCTTCATATAAAGAAGATCAACACTTAGTACCTTATAGTATAGAAAAGATTTTTCGTTCAGTGGGTCCTCCAGGTAAGGTTTTTAAGAAATCACTCGTTATAGACCATAATATTGAATTTAAACATAGAAAATATGGAGAAGATAAATTATTTTTCTCTGAATTAATCAGTAAGGCGCAAACCGCAACAATGACGCCTGTAGGGGTATACCATACAAATCGCTATCAAGAGAACGTATCATTAGTGAAACAAACATCTGTGTATGAGAAAGCTGTAATCAATTTGGAAATATTAAAAGAAGTCGTAAATTTAGATATCCCTAAAGCAGCTTTAAAAGCAATATGCGCGCGTTTCGTAGAATTGGATTTTATGCGCCGAATGTTTCATACAAAGACATTCGTAAAATCATTATCTCGAAAAGATTATTATCAAATATTTGATGAAGCGGTATCGATAATTGAACAAAAAGGGTTCACTATTCCGCAATTGTTGACGATGGATGTTTACCGTATGCTTTACGATGCATATAAAACGTACGATAAAGAGATTTTTGAGCAATTGTTAGAAACGCTCGTACACCAATCAAGTCAATCGTTATTTATAGAAAATGGACAGGTCTACCAAGCGTTATATGTCAATCAGCATCACTTTAAAAATTTACCGATCGAATGTTATCCAGTCTATTTGGGAACTCGAAGAATCAATGGGGAAGATTATGAATGGATTCATTTGTTGCGTGGAGAAAAAGTTGAAATTAAAGACGTTTTAGCCGTAGAAATTAATAATGCAGCTCATGCAAAATCATTAAATTTTCAATTGGATAATGATGTAATAGCAATAAAGACAAAAGATTTAGCAAGTATGGCTAGCTACAATATTAACCTTAAGATTAAATTTAATGGATATGAAGAGACGCTTGTAAATGCTTCCTATCCAACACATCAACAAGACAGGGTCATGAAGCGTCAAAATTTTAAAGTAGAATTTCAGAATAAAAAAGGTGCTTCTAGCAGTTCAAATAGCTATTTTAAAGAGAATCCTAAGCGCGTTGTGACAATTAAAAAAATTAAGCGGTATGAAGATAAAGATTTTAAAAAGCCAATTAGTGATGTCGAACCCGGAACAGCATTTTATATTAGCAAGATTGTGGCTTCATCAAATGATACACCTCGACTTCAAACTGTAGAAGGGGAGGTGATTACGGCTAATCAAAAATTTGTAGAACAACTCAATAAAATTGATGAGCAGTATTATACTGAGGTCCCTAAAACTGTTGAAATTATTAAAGCATGTTATTTATATGATTCAAGATCATTTAAAAAAGAGCCGATCGATAGTTTAAAGCCTGGCGATACTTTAACAATCGAACAAATCATTTATACTGCAAATCAAACACCGCGGTTAAAAACAACTACGGGTGCATATTTAACAGCGAACAAGCAATTTGTAAAAGCAATCTCTTAA
- a CDS encoding tripartite tricarboxylate transporter permease, with amino-acid sequence MGIDLNSFWEGLTTAFQPMNLLWIVVGGFLGTVVGMLPGLGPATAVAVLIPVTFGMNPVSALILMISIYYGAMYGGSRSSILLNTPGDGSAIAATFDSYPMTQNHQAGKALTISAVASLIGGLTSVIGFILLAKPLSNFALNFGPREYFVLFLFTLSMIVTLSLGKMVKGFIAMSIGLMMSTIGVDLQTSVYRFTFDITHLSEGVDFLVIIIGVYAVAEVFYNYMHLDTLEPPKADLGSMKLTKEDWKRTRWTMLRQSPIGFLIGVLPGAGGSVASLLSYATEKQISKNSKKFGKGAIEGVAAPEASNNAASVGSLIPLLTMGVPGSGTTAVILGAVVMLGLQPGPLLFEKQPEMIWTLVNSMFIGNIFLVILNIALIGLLLKILKTPPKTLYPIILVLAFLGTYTLSYSVIDFYILLIFGVVGLLLKLLDFPISPLILAAIIGSDMEQNFRKSLITSQNHLSDIFFGSPIAIVLTLMTLLSLCYPFMMKFIKSKRSNT; translated from the coding sequence ATGGGAATAGATTTAAATAGTTTTTGGGAAGGATTAACAACCGCCTTCCAACCTATGAACTTATTATGGATTGTTGTTGGTGGATTCTTAGGTACTGTTGTCGGTATGTTACCCGGACTTGGCCCAGCCACTGCAGTTGCCGTTCTTATTCCAGTCACGTTTGGGATGAATCCTGTGAGTGCACTTATTTTGATGATTTCAATCTATTATGGCGCGATGTACGGTGGTTCGAGAAGTTCGATATTACTCAACACACCGGGCGACGGATCAGCAATTGCTGCTACATTCGATAGCTATCCTATGACACAAAATCACCAAGCCGGTAAAGCTTTAACAATTTCAGCTGTGGCTTCTTTAATTGGCGGTTTGACTTCTGTCATTGGTTTTATACTACTTGCAAAGCCTTTATCTAACTTTGCACTCAATTTTGGTCCAAGAGAGTATTTTGTGCTCTTTTTATTTACCTTATCTATGATTGTAACGCTATCACTTGGCAAAATGGTAAAAGGCTTCATCGCAATGTCTATCGGCTTAATGATGAGCACAATCGGTGTTGATTTACAAACAAGTGTGTATCGCTTCACATTTGATATCACACATTTAAGTGAAGGTGTTGATTTTCTTGTTATCATTATCGGTGTTTATGCAGTTGCAGAAGTCTTCTATAATTACATGCACTTAGATACGTTAGAACCGCCTAAAGCTGACCTCGGTTCAATGAAATTGACTAAAGAAGATTGGAAGCGCACGCGTTGGACGATGTTACGTCAAAGCCCTATTGGATTTCTCATTGGTGTATTACCCGGGGCAGGTGGATCTGTCGCATCCCTATTAAGTTACGCCACTGAAAAACAAATTTCTAAAAACAGTAAAAAATTCGGTAAAGGCGCTATCGAAGGTGTCGCTGCGCCTGAAGCTTCAAACAATGCTGCTTCTGTTGGCTCACTTATTCCATTACTAACGATGGGTGTGCCTGGTTCAGGTACGACAGCTGTCATCCTGGGGGCTGTTGTTATGTTAGGTTTGCAACCTGGACCTCTATTATTTGAAAAACAGCCTGAAATGATTTGGACATTAGTTAATAGTATGTTTATCGGTAACATCTTTTTAGTGATTTTGAATATCGCACTTATCGGTTTATTGTTGAAAATTTTAAAGACACCTCCAAAAACTTTGTATCCTATCATCTTGGTTCTCGCCTTTTTAGGCACTTATACGTTAAGTTACAGCGTCATTGATTTTTACATCCTTTTGATTTTTGGCGTCGTCGGTTTATTGTTGAAATTGCTCGATTTTCCAATTTCTCCATTAATTTTAGCTGCTATCATCGGTTCAGATATGGAACAAAATTTCCGCAAAAGTTTAATCACGAGTCAAAATCATTTAAGCGACATTTTCTTTGGCTCTCCGATTGCGATTGTATTAACACTTATGACGCTCCTTTCACTATGTTATCCATTCATGATGAAATTCATTAAATCGAAGCGAAGCAACACTTAA
- a CDS encoding tripartite tricarboxylate transporter TctB family protein, protein MAKFIPPLVCLMIGIIYLILSLHLPISRIGDPQSPKYFPVLISILLISSSIIYFFQMYSDKAVSFEAFKQLWTPLVIKRIGLTCLFILIYTLIFERVGFLISTILFLAAVMFLINGFKHWLKNLVVAIVFSGVAWYTFSHLLDVSLP, encoded by the coding sequence ATGGCAAAATTCATTCCACCTCTCGTCTGTCTTATGATAGGCATTATCTATTTGATACTTTCGCTTCATCTCCCTATTTCTAGAATTGGAGATCCACAAAGCCCAAAATATTTTCCAGTTTTGATTTCAATTTTACTCATTAGTTCAAGTATCATCTATTTCTTTCAAATGTATAGTGACAAAGCAGTTTCTTTTGAAGCATTCAAACAACTTTGGACGCCCTTAGTCATAAAAAGAATCGGTTTAACTTGTTTATTTATTTTGATTTATACACTTATTTTTGAACGTGTGGGCTTTTTAATTTCAACCATACTCTTTTTAGCTGCAGTCATGTTCCTAATCAACGGATTTAAGCATTGGCTAAAAAATTTAGTAGTCGCAATTGTCTTTTCTGGGGTGGCATGGTATACCTTCTCACACCTGTTAGACGTCAGCTTACCATAA
- a CDS encoding tripartite tricarboxylate transporter substrate binding protein: protein MRNFVTLLIIVVFILTACSRDHHEQSKSKTFPNRTIEIIAPASPGGGWDATARAIQKIMQDQNLTDQNITVINKPGGGGEVGWQYLTERPASSIAINSSLLLSNHELGLSDLSQRDFTPIAILATEWISLSASNHSHLKSGKEVMEKLKKNPKSLTIGVAPGLGNNDHLAFVQAAKAYGVDVKKLDFLVYKSGGDLETALLGGHVDVASTAVSEVKTQHQAGKLKVLATTSDKRIQGLEDVPTWKEQGLNIVFPHWRGVMGPKNMSKTERAYWNKTMKKVVQSDQWKKIRQNKDWDAFYKDSYETEAFLNAQQKKYQQLIQDAGF from the coding sequence ATGCGTAATTTCGTGACACTTTTAATTATCGTCGTTTTTATTCTCACAGCATGTAGCCGTGATCACCATGAGCAGTCGAAAAGTAAGACATTTCCAAATCGTACAATTGAAATTATTGCACCCGCTTCACCAGGAGGCGGTTGGGATGCAACTGCCCGTGCCATACAGAAAATCATGCAAGATCAAAATTTAACTGATCAAAATATCACTGTCATTAACAAGCCTGGCGGTGGTGGTGAAGTAGGATGGCAATATCTAACAGAACGCCCTGCTTCTTCCATTGCTATCAACTCCAGCTTATTACTGTCTAACCATGAATTAGGATTAAGTGATTTAAGTCAACGCGACTTTACACCTATCGCTATTTTGGCGACAGAATGGATTAGTCTATCCGCTTCTAATCATTCTCATCTCAAATCAGGAAAAGAAGTCATGGAAAAATTAAAAAAGAATCCGAAATCGTTAACAATTGGTGTTGCACCTGGATTAGGAAATAATGACCACCTCGCATTTGTACAGGCTGCAAAAGCTTACGGTGTCGATGTAAAAAAGTTAGATTTCCTTGTTTATAAAAGTGGCGGTGATTTAGAAACAGCGCTTTTAGGGGGACATGTTGATGTTGCTTCCACTGCAGTCTCTGAAGTAAAAACACAACACCAAGCCGGAAAACTCAAAGTCCTTGCTACTACATCAGATAAACGAATACAAGGATTAGAAGATGTGCCAACCTGGAAAGAACAAGGTTTAAATATTGTTTTTCCACACTGGCGTGGTGTCATGGGACCTAAAAATATGTCCAAAACAGAACGTGCCTATTGGAATAAGACTATGAAAAAAGTCGTTCAATCTGACCAGTGGAAAAAAATACGACAAAACAAAGATTGGGATGCATTTTATAAAGACAGTTATGAAACAGAAGCCTTTTTAAATGCACAACAGAAAAAATATCAGCAACTGATTCAAGATGCTGGATTTTAA
- a CDS encoding NAD(P)H-dependent oxidoreductase — MEDRRQLLLDTFNYRFATKRFDASKKISEADFNTILETGRLSPSSLGFEPWQFVVIQDPAIRAALKPMSWGAQGQLDTASHFVVILARKNVRPENNYVQHLLRDVKHMDETMIQQMSEKTTSFQDKNLNLYESERALWDWASKQTYIALGNMMTSAAFLGIDSCPIEGFQYDEVAELLSEKGIIDDENFAPSVMVAFGYREEDPKREKTRQTQSEVVKWV; from the coding sequence ATGGAAGATCGACGTCAATTGTTGCTAGATACATTTAATTACAGATTTGCGACAAAACGTTTTGATGCAAGCAAAAAAATATCAGAAGCAGATTTTAATACCATTCTTGAAACAGGTCGATTATCGCCAAGTTCGCTTGGTTTTGAACCTTGGCAATTTGTCGTTATTCAAGATCCAGCCATTCGTGCTGCACTTAAGCCTATGAGTTGGGGTGCACAAGGCCAATTAGATACAGCGAGTCATTTTGTTGTTATTTTAGCACGTAAAAATGTCCGTCCAGAAAACAATTACGTTCAACATTTATTACGTGATGTCAAACACATGGATGAAACGATGATCCAACAAATGAGTGAAAAAACGACTTCATTCCAAGATAAAAACTTAAATCTTTATGAAAGTGAGCGTGCATTGTGGGATTGGGCAAGTAAACAAACGTATATTGCACTCGGCAACATGATGACGTCTGCTGCATTCCTAGGTATTGATTCATGTCCAATTGAAGGTTTTCAATATGATGAAGTGGCTGAATTATTAAGCGAAAAAGGCATCATTGATGATGAAAACTTTGCGCCATCTGTAATGGTCGCATTTGGTTATCGAGAAGAAGACCCAAAACGTGAAAAAACACGTCAAACCCAATCAGAAGTTGTAAAATGGGTTTAG
- a CDS encoding fructosamine kinase family protein has product MLEQWYRELPLQDIQNITAVSGGDVNQAYRVETSNETYFLLVQQNRAASFYDAEVAGLKAFEEAGVTAPVVIDQGRIDQDAYLLLSYLEEGQSGSQHELGQLVAKLHHTHEPQGRFGYPLPFEGGDVQFNNEWTKTWSELFINQRMDPLAKTIRNRGLWTESDDALFEEVRKIMITSLKQHDSEPSLLHGDLWAGNYMFLTDGRPALFDPAPLYGDREFDLGATKVFGGFDDAFYHAYNEAYPLSEGANLRIQFYELYLLMVHLVKFGAMYAQSVRRTMNNIVDSAA; this is encoded by the coding sequence ATGTTGGAACAATGGTATCGTGAATTGCCACTTCAAGATATTCAAAATATTACCGCTGTGAGTGGTGGCGATGTCAATCAAGCTTATCGTGTAGAAACAAGCAATGAAACATATTTTTTGTTAGTGCAACAAAATAGAGCGGCCTCATTTTATGATGCAGAAGTGGCAGGTTTAAAAGCTTTTGAGGAAGCGGGGGTGACGGCACCTGTCGTCATTGATCAAGGTCGAATTGACCAAGATGCCTACTTGTTATTAAGCTATTTGGAAGAAGGGCAAAGTGGCAGTCAACACGAATTAGGACAACTTGTCGCAAAACTACACCATACCCACGAGCCACAAGGAAGATTTGGGTATCCTTTGCCTTTTGAAGGTGGGGATGTTCAATTTAATAACGAATGGACAAAGACATGGTCAGAACTATTTATTAACCAACGTATGGATCCTTTAGCGAAAACGATTCGGAATCGTGGATTATGGACGGAAAGTGATGATGCTTTATTTGAAGAGGTCCGGAAGATTATGATCACGTCTTTAAAGCAACATGATAGTGAACCTTCACTCTTGCATGGCGATTTATGGGCTGGTAATTATATGTTTTTAACAGATGGTCGTCCAGCGTTATTTGATCCTGCACCATTATACGGGGATCGAGAGTTTGATTTAGGTGCTACAAAAGTTTTCGGAGGCTTTGATGATGCTTTTTATCATGCCTATAATGAAGCTTATCCATTAAGTGAGGGTGCGAATTTACGTATCCAATTTTATGAACTTTATTTATTGATGGTGCATTTAGTCAAATTTGGCGCTATGTATGCGCAAAGTGTCAGACGTACAATGAATAATATTGTCGATTCAGCAGCTTAA